A stretch of the Rhizobium sullae genome encodes the following:
- a CDS encoding NAD(P)/FAD-dependent oxidoreductase: MAHYVIIGAGECGTRAAFGLREKGFGDEVTLIGSEPVAPYERPPLSKAGLAGALQPKFIAAPERYAESSIHLRTDATAINLDVRNKIVTLADGAIIAYDKLLLATGARARPFPGMPESSACIRSLRTHHDAMALHHMLKPGRHIAIIGGGFIGLEVAATARKLGADVTVLEGLERILKRGVPEVIADAVCARHRVEGVRIRCGVSIESLNEADEKAVITLAAGDVVEADLVLVGIGARPNVELAEKAGIAIENGIAVNAQLQTSALDVFAAGDCCSFPLDIYSGIRVRLESWRNAQEQGNLAAANMLGTGEAVSAVPWFWSDQYDMTLQIAGLAEGAVTHLRRDLGDGAFILFHLDETGRLIAASGIGPGNAVARDIRLAEMLIAARACPDPAALTTSHVKLKSLLAA, translated from the coding sequence GTGGCTCACTATGTCATCATCGGAGCAGGCGAATGCGGCACTCGTGCAGCCTTTGGGCTGCGCGAGAAGGGTTTTGGCGATGAAGTCACCCTGATCGGCAGCGAGCCGGTTGCGCCTTACGAAAGGCCGCCGCTTTCCAAGGCGGGCCTTGCCGGGGCGCTTCAACCGAAATTCATCGCCGCGCCGGAGAGATATGCCGAAAGCAGCATCCATCTGCGGACGGACGCTACGGCGATCAATCTCGACGTGAGGAACAAGATAGTCACGCTCGCCGATGGCGCGATCATCGCCTACGACAAGCTGTTGCTGGCGACCGGCGCAAGAGCGCGACCCTTTCCCGGGATGCCGGAAAGCAGCGCCTGTATCCGTTCGCTGAGAACGCATCACGATGCGATGGCATTGCATCATATGCTGAAGCCAGGCAGGCACATTGCAATCATTGGCGGCGGCTTCATCGGGCTTGAGGTCGCTGCGACAGCTAGAAAGCTTGGAGCGGATGTTACCGTTCTCGAGGGCCTGGAGCGCATATTGAAACGCGGCGTGCCGGAGGTGATCGCCGATGCGGTCTGTGCGCGGCATCGCGTCGAAGGTGTGCGCATTCGCTGCGGCGTCTCCATCGAGTCGCTGAATGAAGCCGACGAAAAGGCGGTGATCACGCTTGCTGCCGGCGACGTGGTCGAGGCCGATCTTGTCCTTGTGGGGATCGGTGCAAGACCGAATGTCGAGCTCGCGGAAAAGGCGGGGATTGCGATCGAAAACGGGATTGCTGTCAACGCCCAACTGCAGACCTCGGCGCTGGATGTCTTTGCCGCGGGCGATTGCTGCTCGTTCCCTCTTGATATTTACAGCGGCATACGCGTACGGCTCGAATCCTGGCGCAACGCGCAGGAGCAAGGCAACCTTGCTGCCGCCAATATGCTCGGCACCGGTGAAGCCGTATCGGCTGTTCCATGGTTCTGGTCCGATCAATACGACATGACCTTGCAAATCGCCGGACTTGCCGAGGGCGCAGTCACCCATCTGCGGCGCGACCTCGGGGACGGAGCTTTCATCCTCTTCCATCTGGATGAGACAGGGCGGTTGATTGCGGCAAGCGGTATCGGGCCGGGCAATGCCGTTGCCCGCGATATCCGGCTTGCGGAAATGCTGATTGCCGCGCGGGCATGTCCCGATCCAGCAGCGCTCACCACAAGTCATGTGAAACTCAAATCCCTTCTCGCCGCCTGA
- a CDS encoding MocE family 2Fe-2S type ferredoxin translates to MSGNWIEVCATGDIDEEDVMRFDHHGKTFAVYRSPDDEFFATDGLCTHEHIHLADGLVMDEIIECPKHNGRFNYKTGEAKGAPVCVNLNTYPVKVEGGTVFISI, encoded by the coding sequence ATGAGCGGAAACTGGATCGAAGTGTGCGCCACTGGCGATATCGACGAGGAGGATGTCATGCGTTTCGACCATCACGGCAAGACCTTTGCCGTCTATCGCAGTCCCGACGACGAGTTCTTCGCAACCGATGGCCTCTGCACGCATGAGCACATCCATCTTGCCGATGGATTGGTGATGGACGAGATCATCGAATGTCCAAAGCACAACGGGCGCTTCAACTACAAGACGGGCGAGGCCAAGGGTGCGCCGGTCTGCGTCAACCTAAATACCTACCCCGTCAAGGTCGAAGGCGGCACCGTCTTCATTTCCATCTAG
- a CDS encoding fatty acid desaturase family protein: protein MTTKATKRDYSLLGESGRTAVEIGLAAAEWYHTEIPRKDMKALMQRSDAPAIRDTAIWLGAMAAFAGLGIYFWGSWLCVPFLLAYGVLYGSASDSRWHECGHGTAFKTRWMNDAVYQIACFMIMRNPVTWRWSHTRHHTDTVIVGRDPEIAVMRPPDLMRLILNFFGLFDVWHAVVDMIRNGFGVISAEEKTFIPEMEQPKAIRIARIWLAIYGATVALAITLGSFLPLVLIGLPRLYGAWHHVLTGLLQHGGLADNVIDHRLNSRTVYMNAISRFIYWNMNYHVEHHMFPMVPYHALPQLHAMIKHDLPAPSPSIWSGYREMAPAFLRQLRNEDYFLKRELPPTARPYREEFHNELAPAAQ, encoded by the coding sequence ATGACGACGAAGGCGACGAAGCGCGATTACAGCCTGCTCGGCGAAAGCGGCCGCACTGCGGTTGAGATCGGGTTGGCCGCGGCCGAGTGGTACCACACCGAGATTCCGCGCAAGGATATGAAGGCGCTGATGCAGCGTTCCGATGCGCCGGCAATTCGCGATACGGCGATCTGGCTCGGCGCCATGGCAGCCTTTGCTGGGCTTGGTATCTATTTCTGGGGCTCGTGGCTTTGTGTGCCGTTCCTCCTTGCTTACGGCGTGCTCTACGGCTCGGCATCCGATAGCCGCTGGCATGAGTGCGGGCATGGCACCGCCTTCAAGACGCGCTGGATGAACGATGCCGTCTATCAGATCGCCTGCTTCATGATCATGCGCAATCCGGTAACCTGGCGCTGGAGCCACACCCGCCATCATACTGATACGGTCATCGTCGGCCGCGATCCGGAAATTGCCGTCATGCGCCCGCCGGATCTTATGCGGCTGATCCTTAATTTCTTTGGCCTTTTCGACGTTTGGCATGCCGTGGTCGATATGATCCGCAACGGTTTTGGCGTGATCAGCGCCGAGGAAAAGACGTTCATTCCAGAGATGGAACAGCCGAAGGCGATCCGTATTGCCCGTATCTGGCTGGCGATCTACGGCGCAACCGTCGCGCTTGCGATCACTTTGGGTTCGTTCCTGCCGCTGGTGCTGATTGGCCTGCCGCGGCTTTACGGCGCCTGGCACCATGTGTTGACCGGCCTGCTGCAGCATGGCGGGCTTGCTGACAATGTCATCGACCATCGGCTGAACAGCCGCACGGTCTACATGAATGCCATCAGCCGCTTCATCTACTGGAACATGAACTATCATGTCGAGCATCACATGTTCCCGATGGTTCCCTACCATGCGCTGCCGCAGCTGCATGCGATGATCAAGCACGACCTGCCGGCGCCAAGCCCGTCGATCTGGTCGGGTTATCGCGAAATGGCCCCGGCCTTTCTGCGCCAATTGCGCAATGAGGACTACTTCCTGAAGCGTGAGCTGCCGCCGACGGCGCGGCCCTATCGCGAGGAATTTCACAACGAGCTCGCGCCTGCTGCGCAATGA
- a CDS encoding LacI family DNA-binding transcriptional regulator: MRRPTISDLARASGVSVATVDRVLNGRHRVREETARRVYDAAESIGYHALGLIRQRVFEDLPQYKLAFLLQKPMQSFYQNFAREIETAARGVATARIQTQIDFPAASTPAAITEKIKALAARSHAIALVGPDYPAVAGAIDELKEKGVPVFSLLSDFAAGVRKGYIGLDNSKVGRTAAWAIAKTAPHPGKVACFVGSHRFHGHELREMGFRSYLRENAPEFEVVETLINLETSEITHEATLTLLQKHPDLVGLYVCGGGMEGAISAIREEGFVGKIVLIVNELTPESKAGLADDVVTMAISTPLPALCKEMMTLMTTAVENGEAAVPGQTFLPLEIYISENI; the protein is encoded by the coding sequence ATGCGCCGACCGACCATCTCCGATCTCGCCCGCGCTTCCGGCGTCAGCGTTGCGACTGTCGACCGCGTGCTGAACGGTCGCCATCGTGTGCGTGAGGAAACGGCAAGACGTGTCTATGATGCGGCGGAGTCGATCGGCTATCACGCGCTCGGCCTCATCCGTCAGCGCGTCTTCGAAGACCTGCCGCAATACAAACTGGCTTTTCTACTGCAGAAGCCGATGCAATCCTTCTATCAGAATTTTGCAAGAGAGATTGAAACTGCAGCACGCGGGGTGGCGACGGCGCGCATTCAGACGCAGATCGATTTTCCCGCGGCGTCCACGCCCGCCGCGATCACCGAAAAGATAAAGGCGCTTGCAGCACGCAGTCACGCCATTGCCCTTGTCGGTCCGGATTATCCTGCTGTGGCAGGCGCAATCGACGAACTCAAAGAGAAGGGTGTACCAGTCTTCTCCCTTCTTTCAGATTTTGCCGCCGGCGTGCGCAAGGGCTATATCGGGCTCGACAACAGCAAGGTGGGCCGGACCGCTGCATGGGCAATCGCCAAAACGGCGCCGCACCCAGGAAAGGTTGCCTGCTTCGTCGGCAGCCATCGCTTTCACGGTCATGAACTGCGGGAAATGGGCTTCCGATCCTATCTTCGCGAGAATGCGCCGGAATTCGAGGTGGTCGAGACGCTTATTAATCTCGAGACTTCGGAAATAACCCATGAGGCGACTCTGACGCTTCTGCAAAAACACCCGGACCTCGTCGGGCTTTATGTCTGCGGTGGCGGGATGGAAGGTGCTATTTCGGCAATCCGCGAGGAAGGGTTCGTCGGCAAGATCGTGCTGATCGTCAACGAGCTGACGCCGGAAAGCAAGGCAGGGCTCGCCGATGATGTCGTCACGATGGCGATCTCAACGCCACTGCCCGCCTTGTGCAAGGAAATGATGACATTGATGACGACCGCCGTCGAAAACGGCGAGGCTGCCGTTCCCGGCCAAACCTTTTTGCCCCTCGAAATCTACATTTCAGAAAATATCTGA
- a CDS encoding TIM barrel protein, with the protein MTSIPFALNHMSAPALKIGEFFALAKRLGVDAVEIRNDLSGNAILDGTKPEAIKQAAANHGLSIISINALQRFNEWNETRAHEAAELIGYAAACGAEALVLVPKNDGTGREDGARQAMRQALQALKPMLEAAGIIGLVEPLGFEICSLRSKTEAADAIEALSAQSTFKLVHDTFHHHLAGEEPIFPHLTGLVHISGVSDPDVSVSDMRDPHRVLVDASDRLDNAGQMRTLLQAGYKGRFSFEPFADEVHGLTDLAAALKASMNYLSAAI; encoded by the coding sequence ATGACATCCATCCCCTTTGCGCTGAACCATATGTCGGCGCCCGCGCTGAAGATCGGCGAATTTTTCGCGCTCGCAAAGCGGCTCGGCGTCGACGCCGTCGAAATCCGCAACGATCTGTCCGGCAATGCCATTCTCGACGGCACCAAACCGGAAGCGATCAAGCAGGCGGCGGCCAATCATGGGCTTTCGATCATCTCCATCAACGCGCTGCAGCGTTTCAACGAATGGAACGAGACGCGCGCGCACGAAGCTGCGGAACTGATCGGCTATGCAGCCGCCTGCGGGGCCGAAGCGCTTGTGCTTGTACCCAAGAATGACGGCACCGGCCGCGAAGATGGTGCGCGTCAGGCCATGCGCCAAGCGCTGCAAGCGCTAAAGCCGATGCTGGAGGCCGCCGGCATCATAGGCCTCGTCGAGCCGCTTGGTTTTGAAATCTGCTCGCTGCGCTCGAAAACAGAGGCAGCCGATGCGATCGAGGCGCTTTCGGCGCAATCGACGTTCAAATTAGTCCACGACACGTTCCATCATCACTTAGCCGGCGAGGAACCGATCTTCCCGCATCTGACCGGCCTCGTTCATATCTCCGGCGTCAGCGATCCGGACGTTTCCGTCAGCGACATGCGCGATCCGCACCGCGTTCTCGTCGACGCCTCCGACCGACTCGACAACGCCGGGCAGATGCGCACGCTCTTGCAGGCAGGCTACAAGGGTCGCTTCTCCTTCGAGCCCTTTGCGGACGAAGTGCATGGTTTGACAGATCTTGCGGCAGCCTTGAAGGCAAGCATGAACTATCTGTCGGCAGCGATCTGA
- the cobM gene encoding precorrin-4 C(11)-methyltransferase, whose amino-acid sequence MTVHFIGAGPGAADLITVRGRDLISRCPVCLYAGSIVSPELLQYCPPDARIIDTAPMSLDEIEAEYLRAAKAGEDVARLHSGDLSVWSAVAEQTRRLEKLGIAYTMTPGVPAFAAAASALGRELTIPAVAQSLVLTRVSGRASPMPNEETLAKFGATGSTLAIHLAIHALRQVVEELTPLYGADCPVAIVVKASWPDERILHGTLADIEARVALDPVERTAIIFVGPTLSARDFRESALYDPAYQRRFRGRE is encoded by the coding sequence ATGACGGTTCACTTTATCGGAGCAGGCCCGGGTGCGGCCGATCTCATCACCGTTCGCGGGCGCGACCTCATCTCCAGATGCCCGGTCTGCCTCTATGCCGGATCGATCGTATCCCCGGAACTGCTGCAATACTGCCCGCCGGATGCGCGCATCATCGATACCGCGCCGATGTCGCTCGATGAGATCGAGGCGGAGTATCTGCGTGCCGCCAAGGCCGGCGAGGACGTGGCGCGCCTGCATTCCGGCGATCTTTCCGTGTGGAGCGCGGTTGCCGAGCAGACAAGACGCCTCGAAAAACTGGGCATCGCCTACACGATGACGCCGGGCGTTCCGGCCTTTGCCGCGGCCGCCTCCGCACTTGGCCGCGAACTGACGATTCCGGCTGTTGCGCAGAGCCTGGTGCTGACCCGCGTCTCAGGCCGCGCCTCGCCGATGCCGAATGAGGAAACACTTGCCAAATTCGGCGCGACGGGCTCGACTCTTGCGATCCATTTGGCAATTCATGCGCTCAGGCAGGTCGTCGAAGAACTGACGCCGCTTTACGGCGCCGATTGCCCTGTTGCCATCGTCGTCAAGGCTTCCTGGCCTGACGAGCGTATTCTGCACGGCACGCTTGCCGATATCGAGGCGAGAGTCGCTCTCGACCCGGTTGAACGCACGGCGATCATCTTCGTCGGTCCGACGCTTTCTGCCCGCGATTTTCGCGAAAGCGCGCTTTACGACCCCGCCTATCAGCGGCGGTTCAGGGGTAGAGAATAG
- a CDS encoding bifunctional cobalt-precorrin-7 (C(5))-methyltransferase/cobalt-precorrin-6B (C(15))-methyltransferase: MSDMPSHTTKPWLVIIGIGEDGPEGLGEHAKRLISAAPAVFGGERHHALMESLITGERLVWQSPFEKSINAILSRRGSPVVVLASGDPFLYGIGATLSRHVNADEMLTIPAPSAFSMAASRLGWPLQETACLSLHGRSIDLVRPHLHSGRRIIALTSDARGPGELAALLSNSGFGHSRMIVLEALGGARERILSTSADDFRLSDIDPLNVCGVEVKAGKGARILPFAAGLDDELFEHDGQITKREVRALTQSALAPRHGELLWDIGAGSGSIGIEWMLSDPSLKAVAIEQSRERAERIARNAFAFGVPGLAVVEGTAPAALGGLPVPDAIFVGGGGSEPGVMDAAIASLKSGGRLVANAVTLEMEAVLLTEQARRGGLLTRIEISRAGSLGAMSGWRPAMPVVQWRWIKD; encoded by the coding sequence ATGTCTGATATGCCTAGTCACACCACGAAACCCTGGCTAGTCATTATCGGTATCGGCGAGGATGGTCCAGAAGGACTTGGCGAGCACGCCAAGCGGCTGATTTCTGCGGCACCTGCCGTCTTCGGAGGCGAACGGCATCATGCATTGATGGAGAGCCTGATTACAGGTGAGCGGCTTGTCTGGCAAAGCCCCTTCGAAAAGTCGATCAATGCAATCCTTAGCCGGCGGGGCTCACCGGTCGTCGTGCTGGCTTCCGGTGACCCCTTTCTTTATGGTATCGGCGCGACACTCTCGCGGCACGTGAACGCCGATGAGATGCTCACCATTCCAGCTCCATCGGCCTTCAGCATGGCCGCGTCGCGCCTCGGCTGGCCTTTGCAGGAAACTGCCTGCCTCTCGCTTCATGGCCGTTCCATCGATCTCGTCCGCCCGCATCTGCATTCCGGGCGGCGCATCATTGCACTGACCTCCGACGCGAGGGGGCCGGGGGAACTGGCAGCGCTGCTGTCAAACAGCGGCTTCGGCCATTCTCGCATGATTGTTCTGGAGGCGCTTGGCGGCGCGCGCGAGCGTATCCTCAGTACCTCCGCAGACGATTTCCGGCTTTCCGATATAGATCCTCTCAATGTCTGCGGTGTCGAGGTCAAGGCAGGTAAAGGGGCTCGCATCCTGCCTTTTGCCGCCGGCCTGGACGACGAACTCTTTGAGCATGACGGGCAGATCACCAAGCGTGAAGTCCGCGCTCTGACACAGTCTGCGCTTGCGCCGCGCCACGGGGAACTGCTGTGGGATATCGGAGCCGGCTCTGGTTCGATCGGCATCGAGTGGATGCTCAGCGATCCGTCGCTGAAGGCAGTCGCCATCGAGCAATCACGCGAGCGCGCGGAAAGGATCGCCCGCAATGCTTTCGCTTTCGGCGTGCCGGGGCTCGCTGTTGTCGAGGGAACAGCACCTGCGGCATTGGGCGGATTGCCGGTACCGGACGCCATCTTTGTCGGCGGAGGCGGCAGCGAGCCGGGCGTCATGGACGCAGCAATCGCCTCGCTCAAAAGCGGCGGACGCCTCGTCGCCAACGCGGTGACGCTGGAAATGGAGGCCGTGCTGCTTACCGAACAGGCAAGGCGCGGCGGTCTTTTGACAAGGATTGAGATTTCCCGCGCCGGCTCCCTCGGCGCAATGAGCGGCTGGCGCCCGGCAATGCCCGTGGTGCAATGGCGCTGGATCAAGGATTGA
- a CDS encoding cobalt-precorrin-6A reductase gives MAKIRGLILGGTTEARALAQALSKKAGFDILLSLAGRTEKPSNQSVPVRIGGFGGADGLASFLRDGGFDLLVDATHPFAARISANADGAARLCGIAALALRRPEWVQQPGDQWIATRNIQQAIGALGPGARRVFLATGRQEAHYAEAAAHHFYLVRSVDPVNPPLNIPNVEYILDRGPFEIDREIGLLASHRIDAVIAKNSGGAATYAKIEAARYLGIEVFMIARAPAPAMRAVETIEEALRAIDHLFPPAMERGV, from the coding sequence ATGGCAAAAATCCGCGGACTGATATTGGGCGGAACGACCGAAGCGCGTGCTTTGGCGCAGGCGCTCTCCAAGAAGGCCGGTTTTGACATCCTGCTGTCTCTTGCCGGCCGCACAGAAAAACCGTCCAATCAGTCTGTTCCTGTTCGCATTGGCGGTTTCGGCGGAGCCGACGGCCTCGCGTCTTTCCTGCGCGATGGAGGCTTTGACCTTCTCGTCGATGCGACACATCCCTTTGCCGCCCGCATCTCCGCCAACGCCGACGGCGCTGCACGTCTGTGCGGAATTGCGGCGCTTGCCCTTCGCCGGCCCGAATGGGTCCAGCAACCGGGTGATCAATGGATCGCGACTAGAAACATTCAGCAGGCGATTGGTGCGCTTGGCCCTGGCGCTCGCCGCGTCTTCCTGGCGACCGGACGCCAGGAGGCGCACTATGCAGAGGCGGCGGCGCATCATTTCTACCTTGTTCGCAGCGTCGATCCCGTCAATCCACCGCTCAATATTCCGAACGTGGAATATATTCTCGATCGTGGCCCCTTCGAAATCGACCGCGAGATCGGGCTTCTTGCGTCTCATCGCATTGATGCGGTCATTGCCAAGAATAGCGGCGGTGCGGCGACCTATGCGAAAATCGAGGCAGCACGCTATCTCGGCATCGAAGTCTTCATGATCGCCCGTGCGCCCGCGCCTGCCATGAGAGCGGTCGAAACCATCGAGGAAGCGCTCCGCGCGATCGATCACCTGTTTCCTCCCGCCATGGAACGGGGCGTGTAG
- a CDS encoding precorrin-3B C(17)-methyltransferase, translating into MSGILFVIGTGPGNPNQMTPEAHSAVSASTDFFGYGPYLDRLQFSAHQKRHPSDNREEMRRAGDALTMAASGRKVCIVSGGDPGVFAMAAAVCEAIDTGPAEWRSVELVVVPGITAMLAVAARVGAPLGHDFCAISLSDNLKSWDIIEKRLALAAKAGFVIALYNPISKARPWQLGKAFEVLRAHLPRQTPVIFGRAAGRPDERIIIQPLGDAHASVADMATCIIIGSPETRIISGGGKPELVYTPRSMAGGNR; encoded by the coding sequence ATGAGTGGAATCCTGTTTGTCATTGGCACCGGCCCTGGCAACCCTAATCAGATGACGCCGGAAGCGCATTCGGCGGTTTCGGCATCGACCGACTTCTTCGGCTATGGTCCTTATCTCGACCGGCTGCAGTTCAGCGCCCATCAAAAACGCCATCCCTCCGACAACCGCGAGGAGATGAGACGGGCAGGGGACGCTTTGACGATGGCGGCAAGCGGCCGCAAGGTCTGTATCGTCTCCGGCGGCGATCCCGGCGTTTTCGCTATGGCCGCGGCTGTCTGCGAAGCAATCGATACGGGTCCGGCGGAATGGCGATCCGTCGAGCTGGTCGTGGTGCCGGGCATTACTGCAATGCTTGCGGTTGCAGCCCGCGTCGGCGCCCCGCTCGGGCACGATTTCTGCGCGATTTCGCTTTCGGATAACCTGAAGTCCTGGGATATCATCGAAAAACGCCTGGCATTGGCTGCAAAGGCGGGCTTCGTGATCGCCCTTTACAACCCGATCAGCAAGGCGCGACCCTGGCAGCTCGGCAAGGCCTTCGAGGTGCTGCGCGCGCACCTGCCGCGGCAGACACCGGTGATCTTCGGCCGCGCAGCCGGACGTCCCGATGAACGGATCATCATTCAGCCGCTCGGCGACGCCCACGCCTCCGTTGCGGATATGGCGACCTGCATCATCATCGGCTCGCCGGAAACGCGGATCATTTCTGGCGGCGGCAAGCCGGAGCTCGTCTACACGCCCCGTTCCATGGCGGGAGGAAACAGGTGA
- a CDS encoding precorrin-2 C(20)-methyltransferase, whose translation MTRPGRLIGVGTGPGDPDLLTIKAIKAIEAADVIAYFAKQGRAGNGRAVVQHLIGPETELLPLYYPVTTEIEKSEALYQSQITAFYDSSAAVVAACLDAGKTVAVLSEGDPMFYGSYMHLHVRLADRYPVEVIPGISAMSGCWSLAGMPIVQGDDVLSVLPGTMTEAELTRRLGDTQAAVIMKVGRNLAKIRRALEAAGRLGEAVYVERGTMANSAMLKLAERPDGDAPYFSLVLVPGWEANR comes from the coding sequence ATGACCAGGCCCGGCCGTCTCATCGGCGTCGGCACGGGGCCAGGCGACCCGGATCTGCTGACCATCAAGGCAATCAAGGCGATCGAAGCCGCGGACGTCATTGCCTATTTCGCCAAACAGGGCAGGGCGGGCAACGGCCGGGCTGTCGTGCAGCACCTGATCGGACCCGAAACCGAACTGCTGCCGCTCTATTATCCGGTGACCACCGAAATCGAAAAGAGCGAAGCGCTCTATCAAAGCCAGATCACCGCTTTCTATGATAGTTCTGCAGCCGTGGTCGCAGCATGCCTCGATGCGGGAAAAACGGTCGCGGTCCTCAGCGAAGGCGATCCGATGTTCTACGGATCCTACATGCACTTGCATGTGCGCCTTGCCGATCGCTACCCGGTCGAGGTGATCCCAGGCATCAGCGCCATGTCCGGCTGCTGGTCGCTTGCCGGCATGCCGATCGTCCAGGGCGACGACGTGCTTTCCGTGCTGCCGGGCACGATGACGGAAGCAGAACTGACGCGACGGCTGGGCGATACCCAGGCAGCCGTCATCATGAAGGTCGGCCGCAATCTTGCGAAGATCCGCCGCGCGCTTGAAGCTGCGGGGCGGCTCGGCGAAGCAGTCTATGTCGAGCGCGGCACGATGGCGAATTCCGCGATGCTGAAGCTTGCAGAACGGCCGGACGGCGACGCGCCGTATTTCTCGCTGGTGCTTGTGCCCGGCTGGGAGGCGAACCGATGA
- a CDS encoding precorrin-8X methylmutase: protein MPDYDYIRSGEAIYERSFAIIRSEADLSRFSPQETEIAVRMIHACGLVEAAAHFNFSPDFVITARGALKKGAPIFCDAEMVAHGITRARLPAENDVICTLRDPRTPELAVASRNTRSAAAIGLWLDRLAGSVVAIGNAPTALFHLLELLRGGAPKPAAIIGMPVGFVGAAESKDALAENSYGVPFAIVRGRLGGSAMTAAAINALARSGL, encoded by the coding sequence ATGCCAGATTACGATTATATCCGCAGCGGCGAGGCGATCTACGAACGCTCCTTTGCAATCATCCGCAGCGAAGCCGATCTTTCGCGCTTTTCACCGCAAGAAACCGAGATTGCCGTGCGCATGATTCATGCCTGCGGGCTGGTCGAAGCCGCCGCGCATTTCAACTTCTCGCCGGATTTCGTGATCACGGCGCGCGGCGCGCTCAAGAAGGGGGCTCCGATTTTCTGCGATGCAGAAATGGTCGCGCATGGCATTACGCGTGCCAGGCTGCCGGCCGAAAACGACGTGATCTGCACGCTGCGCGACCCCCGCACCCCGGAACTGGCTGTAGCAAGCCGCAACACGCGCTCGGCGGCGGCCATCGGGCTTTGGCTCGATCGCCTGGCGGGCAGCGTCGTCGCGATAGGCAATGCCCCGACGGCACTCTTCCATCTTCTCGAACTGCTGCGTGGCGGCGCGCCGAAGCCTGCTGCGATCATCGGTATGCCGGTCGGCTTCGTCGGTGCTGCCGAATCCAAGGATGCGTTGGCGGAAAATTCCTATGGCGTGCCCTTCGCGATCGTTCGAGGCCGCCTGGGTGGCAGTGCTATGACGGCAGCCGCAATCAACGCGCTGGCGAGGTCCGGACTATGA